Proteins co-encoded in one Microbacterium hydrocarbonoxydans genomic window:
- a CDS encoding NAD(P)-dependent alcohol dehydrogenase produces MSETRPAGGPPAGTMRAWRRESYGSADGVRLEQIPIPVPRRGEALLRVHATALNAGDVRLMLGDPLLVRPVFGLTRPRHPVRGMDVAGEVVATGRAVIGAEVGEAVVGELVGGGGLAEYVTVPATRLVPIRPGVSAVAAASLPIAGGTAWQALDLAGVGLGDGAARRDKRERERVLVIGASGGVGTFAVQLAALRGAEVWATCGERNMSLVEHLGAAHTLDHRRSPLSELPASHFDAVIDIAGGVDLRTLQRLLVPGGSAVLVAGNGGHVLGPVPRMLEAAYRSIGSTRRIRPLAATPRPEVTARLLDLVADGRVTPVVEREYGFDEASEALLHLEAGHTVGKLVVRAAFE; encoded by the coding sequence ATGAGCGAGACGCGACCCGCCGGCGGTCCTCCCGCCGGCACCATGCGCGCGTGGCGACGGGAGAGCTATGGCTCCGCCGACGGCGTGCGGCTCGAGCAGATCCCCATTCCGGTGCCGAGGCGCGGCGAGGCGCTGCTGCGCGTGCACGCCACAGCGCTGAACGCCGGAGACGTGCGGCTGATGCTCGGAGACCCCTTGCTGGTGCGGCCCGTCTTCGGCCTCACGCGGCCCCGGCATCCGGTGCGTGGGATGGATGTGGCGGGTGAGGTCGTCGCCACGGGCCGGGCCGTCATCGGCGCAGAGGTCGGTGAAGCGGTCGTGGGCGAGCTGGTCGGCGGCGGCGGGCTCGCCGAGTACGTCACGGTGCCGGCGACGCGGCTCGTGCCGATTCGTCCGGGCGTGAGCGCCGTGGCAGCGGCCAGCCTGCCGATCGCCGGCGGCACGGCCTGGCAGGCGCTCGACCTCGCCGGCGTGGGGTTGGGCGACGGGGCGGCCCGGCGTGACAAGCGCGAGCGCGAGCGTGTGCTCGTGATCGGAGCCTCCGGCGGCGTCGGCACGTTCGCCGTGCAGCTCGCCGCGCTGCGGGGAGCGGAGGTCTGGGCGACGTGCGGCGAGCGCAACATGTCGCTGGTCGAGCACCTCGGTGCCGCGCACACCCTCGATCATCGGCGCTCACCGCTGTCGGAGCTGCCGGCATCGCATTTCGATGCGGTGATCGACATCGCCGGCGGCGTCGACCTTCGCACGCTGCAGAGGTTGCTCGTGCCCGGCGGCTCAGCGGTGCTCGTGGCGGGCAACGGCGGTCACGTGCTCGGACCGGTGCCGCGGATGCTCGAGGCGGCCTACCGATCCATCGGGTCGACGAGACGCATTCGCCCTCTCGCCGCGACGCCGCGTCCCGAGGTGACTGCCAGACTGCTCGATCTCGTCGCCGACGGCCGTGTCACTCCGGTCGTCGAACGCGAGTACGGCTTCGACGAGGCATCCGAGGCACTGCTCCACCTCGAGGCGGGGCACACCGTCGGCAAACTCGTCGTTCGGGCCGCCTTCGAGTAG
- a CDS encoding helix-turn-helix transcriptional regulator — protein sequence MVKPTLVSNRIRAHREAAGLTQAELARRIGVTRQTLIAIEQEKYSPSLELAFQIARAFGVGLDDLFQYPEPITKDA from the coding sequence ATGGTCAAGCCCACGCTCGTCTCCAACCGCATCCGCGCGCATCGTGAAGCCGCGGGTCTCACCCAGGCCGAGCTCGCGCGCCGCATCGGCGTCACGCGGCAGACGCTCATCGCCATCGAGCAGGAGAAGTACTCTCCGTCGCTCGAACTCGCGTTCCAGATCGCGCGGGCCTTCGGGGTGGGCCTCGACGATCTCTTCCAGTACCCCGAACCCATCACGAAGGATGCCTGA
- the rocD gene encoding ornithine--oxo-acid transaminase, which yields MTAVVPGGDASVEVVTHVDVESGTEPHVAHNYHPLPVTIARAEGAWVTDVEGKRYLDLLAAYSAVNFGHRHPAIVAALTEQLGRVALTSRAFMSDRLEPFAAALAGLAGKDMVLPMNTGAEAVETGIKVARAWGYRVKGIVEGRARIIVAAGNFHGRTTTIVSFSDDHEARADFGPYTPGFDVVPYGDADAVAAAITDDTAAVLIEPIQGEGGVVIPPEGYLRRIREICDEKNVLFIADEIQSGLGRVGETFACDREGVVPDLYLLGKALGGGILPVSAVVGDADVLGVIRPGEHGSTFGGNPLAAAVGLRVVEMLESGEFQERARALGEHLAAALAPLLGHGVTEVRIAGLWAGVDIDPVRGTGREIAEKLLDRGVLVKDTHGQTIRIAPPIVIRATELDWAVEQLKLVLGA from the coding sequence ATGACCGCCGTCGTGCCGGGAGGCGACGCCTCCGTCGAGGTCGTCACCCACGTCGACGTCGAGTCCGGGACCGAGCCGCACGTCGCGCACAACTACCACCCGCTGCCCGTGACCATCGCGCGTGCAGAAGGCGCATGGGTGACGGATGTCGAGGGCAAGCGGTACCTCGACCTGCTCGCCGCCTACTCGGCCGTGAACTTCGGCCACCGGCATCCGGCGATCGTCGCGGCACTGACCGAGCAGCTCGGCCGCGTCGCCCTCACGAGCCGCGCCTTCATGAGCGACCGGCTCGAGCCCTTCGCTGCGGCTCTGGCAGGCCTCGCGGGCAAAGACATGGTGCTGCCGATGAACACGGGCGCCGAGGCCGTCGAGACCGGCATCAAGGTCGCTCGCGCGTGGGGCTACCGGGTCAAGGGCATCGTCGAGGGACGGGCGCGCATCATCGTCGCGGCCGGCAACTTCCACGGCCGCACCACCACGATCGTCAGCTTCAGCGACGATCACGAGGCCAGGGCCGACTTCGGCCCGTACACGCCGGGCTTCGACGTCGTGCCCTACGGAGACGCGGATGCCGTGGCGGCGGCCATCACCGACGACACCGCCGCCGTGCTGATCGAGCCCATCCAGGGCGAGGGCGGGGTGGTGATCCCGCCTGAGGGGTACCTGCGCCGCATCCGCGAGATCTGCGACGAGAAGAACGTGCTGTTCATCGCCGACGAGATCCAGTCGGGACTCGGTCGGGTCGGCGAGACGTTCGCGTGCGACCGCGAGGGCGTCGTGCCCGACCTGTACCTGCTGGGCAAGGCACTGGGCGGCGGCATCCTTCCCGTCTCGGCCGTGGTCGGCGACGCCGATGTGCTCGGGGTGATCCGCCCGGGCGAGCACGGATCGACGTTCGGCGGCAACCCGCTGGCCGCGGCGGTCGGGCTGCGCGTGGTCGAGATGCTCGAGTCGGGGGAGTTCCAGGAGCGCGCCCGCGCGCTGGGCGAGCACCTCGCGGCAGCCCTCGCGCCGCTGCTCGGACACGGCGTCACCGAGGTGCGCATCGCCGGACTCTGGGCGGGGGTCGACATCGATCCCGTCAGGGGCACCGGTCGCGAGATCGCCGAGAAGCTCCTCGACCGCGGCGTCCTGGTGAAGGACACGCACGGGCAGACCATCCGCATCGCGCCGCCGATCGTGATCCGCGCGACGGAACTCGACTGGGCCGTCGAGCAGCTGAAGCTGGTTCTCGGAGCCTGA
- a CDS encoding MFS transporter, giving the protein MFRSFANINYRIWFAGALVSNIGGWMQATAQDWVVLTELTDNDAAAMGVTMALQFGPPLVLVSLTGWVADRFERRRILLATQSALLLLAIAVGVLLLNDVMTLPMMFGFAAAFGVVNAFDAPARQAFVSDMVSSGDTSNAVALNSASFNLARMIGPAVGGLLIVAIGSGWVFIANAATFLAMLVALLMLRTGQLAPRPKNRRPGGLAEGFRYVWGRSDLRVVFVTVFLIGAFGMNFPIFASTMALEFGAGADGYGILSSVLAIGSLAGALLAARRDRARVRVVILAAGGFGVAAFVSAAMPTYVSYAVTLTFTGFMIVTLLTTANGYVQMTTAPALRGRVLALYMAVIMGSTPVGAPIAGWVADTFGPRSAIMLGGTAGFVACAIGAIWVFTSGRLHRAENSRFLMTLDETRPLDVVERADAEAARAADPVEYTEKSATTPIRTTKND; this is encoded by the coding sequence TCCGTTCGTTCGCGAACATCAACTACCGCATCTGGTTCGCGGGTGCCCTCGTCTCGAACATCGGCGGGTGGATGCAGGCCACCGCGCAGGACTGGGTCGTGCTCACCGAGCTGACCGACAACGACGCCGCGGCCATGGGCGTCACGATGGCGCTGCAGTTCGGCCCCCCACTGGTGCTCGTGAGCCTGACCGGATGGGTGGCCGATCGCTTCGAGCGGCGCCGCATCCTGCTCGCCACCCAGAGTGCGCTGCTGCTGCTCGCGATCGCCGTGGGCGTGCTGCTGCTGAACGACGTCATGACGCTGCCGATGATGTTCGGCTTCGCGGCGGCATTCGGCGTCGTCAACGCCTTCGACGCCCCTGCACGGCAGGCGTTCGTCTCCGACATGGTCTCGTCGGGCGACACCTCGAACGCGGTCGCGCTGAACTCCGCATCGTTCAACCTCGCACGTATGATCGGTCCGGCCGTCGGCGGTCTGCTGATCGTCGCGATCGGCTCGGGCTGGGTGTTCATCGCGAACGCCGCGACGTTCCTGGCCATGCTCGTCGCCCTGCTCATGCTGCGCACCGGCCAGCTCGCGCCGCGGCCGAAGAACCGGCGACCCGGCGGGCTCGCCGAGGGCTTCCGGTATGTGTGGGGGCGCAGCGACCTGCGAGTGGTCTTCGTGACCGTCTTCCTGATCGGCGCGTTCGGCATGAACTTCCCGATCTTCGCCTCGACCATGGCACTCGAATTCGGCGCCGGGGCAGACGGCTACGGCATCCTCAGCTCGGTGCTCGCGATCGGATCGTTGGCGGGTGCACTGCTCGCGGCGCGCCGCGACCGGGCCAGAGTGCGCGTCGTGATCCTCGCCGCCGGCGGGTTCGGCGTCGCGGCGTTCGTGTCGGCGGCGATGCCGACGTACGTGAGCTACGCCGTCACGCTGACCTTCACCGGGTTCATGATCGTGACCCTGCTGACGACCGCCAACGGCTATGTGCAGATGACCACCGCGCCGGCTCTGCGAGGGCGTGTGCTGGCGCTCTACATGGCGGTCATCATGGGGTCGACGCCGGTGGGCGCCCCGATCGCGGGGTGGGTCGCCGACACCTTCGGTCCGCGCAGCGCGATCATGCTCGGCGGCACCGCCGGCTTCGTCGCATGCGCGATCGGCGCCATCTGGGTCTTCACCTCGGGTCGCCTGCACCGCGCCGAGAACAGTCGCTTCCTCATGACGCTCGACGAGACCCGCCCGCTCGACGTCGTCGAGAGGGCGGATGCCGAGGCTGCACGCGCTGCGGATCCCGTCGAGTACACCGAGAAGTCGGCCACGACCCCGATCCGCACGACCAAGAACGACTGA
- a CDS encoding N-dimethylarginine dimethylaminohydrolase: MTVETTAPASETAAPVRTAHHRRYLMCTPSHFTVNYSINPWMEPSKPTDTARAVAQWQKLHDLYLELGHEVELIEPLAGYPDMVYTANGGFLIDGRAYVPKFRFVERQGEAPAFADWFRAAGFDTVIPEEVNEGEGDFLLVGDVILAGTGFRSTGDSHREVGEVFGREVVSLNLVDPRFYHLDTAIAVLDPVQGVENGGPERANIAYLPGAFDDASRAILEERFPDAILVSDEDGSVFGLNSASDGYNVVISPRAQGFEKQLRERGYNPIMVDLSELLLGGGGIKCCTLELRGEA; the protein is encoded by the coding sequence ATGACTGTCGAAACCACTGCGCCGGCATCCGAGACCGCAGCCCCGGTCCGCACCGCACACCACCGTCGCTACCTCATGTGCACGCCGTCGCACTTCACGGTGAACTACTCGATCAACCCGTGGATGGAGCCGTCGAAGCCCACCGACACCGCCCGGGCCGTCGCGCAGTGGCAGAAGCTGCACGACCTGTACCTCGAGCTCGGTCACGAGGTCGAGCTGATCGAGCCGCTCGCCGGCTACCCCGACATGGTCTACACGGCGAACGGCGGGTTCCTGATCGACGGTCGCGCCTACGTGCCGAAGTTCCGGTTCGTCGAGCGTCAGGGCGAGGCCCCCGCCTTCGCGGACTGGTTCCGTGCGGCCGGCTTCGACACCGTGATCCCCGAGGAGGTCAACGAGGGTGAGGGCGACTTCCTGCTCGTCGGCGACGTGATCCTCGCCGGCACCGGCTTCCGTTCCACCGGCGACAGCCACCGCGAGGTCGGTGAGGTCTTCGGTCGCGAGGTCGTGTCGCTGAACCTGGTCGACCCGCGCTTCTACCACCTCGACACCGCCATCGCAGTGCTCGACCCCGTGCAGGGCGTGGAGAACGGCGGCCCGGAGCGCGCGAACATCGCCTACCTGCCTGGTGCGTTCGACGACGCCAGCCGCGCGATCCTCGAGGAGCGCTTTCCCGACGCGATCCTCGTCTCGGACGAGGACGGCTCGGTGTTCGGGCTGAACTCGGCGAGCGACGGCTACAACGTCGTCATCTCTCCCCGCGCCCAGGGCTTCGAGAAGCAGCTGCGCGAGCGCGGGTACAACCCGATCATGGTCGACCTCTCCGAGCTGCTGCTCGGCGGCGGCGGCATCAAGTGCTGCACGCTGGAACTGCGCGGCGAGGCATGA